The Musa acuminata AAA Group cultivar baxijiao chromosome BXJ1-3, Cavendish_Baxijiao_AAA, whole genome shotgun sequence genome window below encodes:
- the LOC135627317 gene encoding nuclear pore complex protein NUP54-like produces MFGTPSASSAPAFGALSSTPAFGTPSPTPAFGTPSSSPAFGTPSATPAFGTPSSTPAFGTPSSTPAFGTPSLTPSFGAPSSIPSFVMPSPSPFFSQQPQPQPQQQQQLQPFGFQPTPSPFGNAQITTQMAPVAALQLPLADRDIHAILDAYKDEPGNPKYSFRHLLLSVTDPALRVKPVGASDIMWAEAMAKLEGMDSSDRDRLWPQLVQGFKDLSNRLKLQDEVLVSDAERLRMTQANVKLLQRHFQVDTLQWTQRLKQKEQVLLRRLLRIMRIVEALESKGYRMPLMKGEAELTEKLAAIAKQLKGPGAELSRRVHNLVSISRARANTGELNGSIYIPGSAKIREQSLADLQEVLQQETEAIARLGNVLKRDMRDLEIIMSEGTDTLEDDRGRSLMS; encoded by the exons ATGTTCGGGACCCCGTCGGCGTCCTCCGCTCCGGCCTTCGGCGCCCTGTCTTCCACGCCGGCCTTCGGCACCCCTTCTCCCACGCCGGCTTTCGGCACCCCTTCTTCATCCCCTGCTTTCGGCACCCCTTCCGCCACCCCGGCCTTCGGCACCCCTTCCTCGACCCCAGCGTTCGGCACCCCTTCGTCCACCCCGGCCTTCGGAACCCCTTCCTTGACGCCGTCATTCGGAGCGCCTTCGTCGATTCCATCGTTTGTCATGCCATCCCCTTCGCCTTTCTTCTCacagcagccgcagccgcagccgcagcagcagcagcagttgcaACCGTTTGGGTTCCAGCCGACCCCATCGCCTTTCGGAAATGCTCAGATCACCACCCAGATGGCCCCCGTAGCTGCCCTCCAGCTTCCCCTCGCCGATCGTGACATTCAT GCAATTCTTGATGCTTACAAAGACGAGCCTGGGAACCCTAAGTACTCCTTCAGG caTTTGCTGTTAAGCGTGACAGATCCTGCATTACGTGTGAAGCCTGTTGGCGCATCTGAT ATCATGTGGGCAGAGGCAATGGCAAAGCTGGAGGGAATGGATAGTTCAGACAGAGATCGATTATGGCCTCAGCTTGTGCAGGGCTTCAAAGATCTCTCCAATCGCCTCAAG CTTCAAGATGAAGTTCTTGTTTCAGATGCTGAGCGGCTGAGGATGACCCAAGCTAATGTCAAGCTG CTTCAAAGACATTTTCAAGTAGACACTCTCCAGTGGACCCAAAGATTGAAACAGAAAGAACAAGTGCTTCTAAGGCGTCTACTGAGG ATAATGAGGATAGTGGAAGCTCTGGAGAGCAAGGGTTACAGGATGCCTCTGATGAAAGGTGAAGCTGAACTGACTGAAAAGTTGGCTGCAATAGCAAAACAG CTGAAGGGACCTGGAGCAGAGTTATCAAGGAGGGTGCACAATCTGGTTTCAATATCTCGTGCGCGAGCTAATACTGGTGAGCTCAATGGTTCAATCTACATTCCGGGGTCAGCAAAGATAAGAGAGCAAAGCCTTGCTGACTTGCAGGAG GTCCTGCAACAGGAAACCGAAGCAATTGCCAGATTGGGGAATGTCTTGAAGCGGGATATGAGGGACTTGGAGATTATCATGTCTGAGGGCACAGACACCTTAGAAGACGACAGAGGACGGAGTCTGATGAGCTGA
- the LOC103979622 gene encoding cytochrome P450 94B3-like, whose protein sequence is MAVISVSFLNSLPLSSLLLLLLFCVVLWLRSFAGSSSSYGPKTHPVIGCLVPFYRNRHRLLDWYTELLASSPTQTIVIGRFGARRTVVTANPNNVEHVLRTNFPNYPKGEAFTDILGDLLGCGIFNADGQLWHTQRKLASHEFTTKSLREFVVETLESEAEERLLPILASACADRRAVDVQDLLRRFAFDTICKVSLGTDPCYLDASLPESELANAFEVASGISARRGAAPMAAVWKLKRAFDVGSERRLRGAVKLIHESIMELIRTRKTEMEKGTEHNDLLTRLISGGHSEEVIRDMVISFVMAGRDTTSAALTWFFWLISRRPDVEAEIVDEVKRFKGRLSYQELKDMKVLEACLCESMRMYPPVAWDSKHAAGSDELPDGTRIKKGDRVTYFPYGMGRMERLWGKNFREFDHRRWLSEHGEVVRASPYKFPVFQAGPRVCLGKEMAFAQMKYIAAAVLGRFELRRDHRHSRPPVFVPLLTAHMAGGLQMVVEKRKGEGAQSSESFWL, encoded by the coding sequence ATGGCTGTGATCTCCGTCTCCTTCCTCAACTCTCTTCCTCTGTCATCTCTTCTTCTGCTGCTGTTGTTCTGTGTTGTACTTTGGCTGCGGTCTTTCGCTGGTTCTTCTTCCTCCTATGGCCCCAAGACGCACCCTGTCATCGGATGCTTGGTCCCGTTCTACAGGAACAGGCACCGGCTCCTGGATTGGTACACCGAGCTGCTCGCGTCCTCCCCGACGCAGACCATCGTGATCGGGCGCTTCGGGGCTCGCCGCACAGTGGTCACCGCCAACCCCAACAACGTGGAGCACGTGCTCAGGACCAACTTCCCCAACTACCCCAAGGGGGAGGCCTTCACCGACATCCTCGGAGACTTGCTGGGCTGCGGCATCTTCAACGCCGACGGCCAGCTCTGGCACACCCAGCGCAAGCTGGCCAGCCACGAGTTCACCACCAAGTCGCTCCGGGAATTTGTGGTCGAGACTCTTGAGTCGGAGGCTGAGGAAAGGCTGCTTCCGATCCTAGCGTCGGCGTGCGCCGACCGCCGAGCCGTGGACGTCCAAGACTTGCTCCGCAGGTTCGCCTTCGACACCATATGCAAGGTCTCGCTCGGGACGGACCCCTGCTACCTCGACGCGTCGTTGCCCGAGTCGGAGCTAGCGAACGCTTTCGAGGTCGCCTCGGGAATCAGCGCGAGGCGCGGGGCAGCGCCGATGGCTGCAGTTTGGAAGCTCAAGCGGGCGTTCGACGTAGGGTCGGAACGGAGGCTCCGGGGCGCGGTGAAGCTAATCCATGAATCGATAATGGAACTGATCCGGACGAGGAAGACGGAGATGGAGAAAGGCACGGAGCACAACGATCTCCTGACGAGGCTCATATCCGGCGGCCATAGCGAGGAGGTGATCCGCGACATGGTAATCAGCTTCGTGATGGCCGGGAGGGACACGACGTCCGCCGCACTGACATGGTTCTTCTGGCTCATATCCCGCCGTCCGGACGTCGAAGCGGAGATCGTCGACGAAGTGAAGCGATTCAAGGGACGACTGAGCTACCAAGAACTGAAGGACATGAAGGTGCTCGAAGCATGCCTCTGCGAGAGCATGAGGATGTATCCGCCGGTGGCGTGGGACTCGAAGCACGCGGCCGGCAGCGACGAGCTCCCGGACGGGACCAGGATCAAGAAAGGCGACCGGGTGACCTACTTCCCGTACGGGATGGGGAGGATGGAGAGGCTGTGGGGAAAGAACTTCAGGGAGTTCGATCACAGGCGGTGGTTGTCGGAGCACGGGGAGGTGGTGAGGGCGTCGCCCTACAAGTTCCCGGTGTTCCAAGCGGGTCCGAGGGTGTGCTTGGGGAAGGAGATGGCCTTCGCTCAGATGAAGTATATTGCGGCCGCGGTACTCGGCCGCTTTGAGTTGAGGAGGGATCACAGGCACAGTCGGCCGCCGGTGTTTGTGCCGCTGCTGACCGCTCACATGGCGGGCGGGCTGCAAATGGtggtggagaagaggaagggtGAAGGTGCGCAAAGCTCTGAGTCATTCTGGTTGTAG